The DNA segment GTGTCATAAAGCTTGAACGCGGTCTCGCCATCAAGGCTGTCGCCCTTGTGAAGCGTCGAGGTTGCATCGGCAAGCAGCGACAGACCACGCTCCAGCGTCTTGCGGAAACGGGTCTCTTCCAGCTTCAGCGTCTCGGAAATCAGCGCTTCGGCACGCACGAGCTCGGGATAGGCGCGGCCCATCTGCTGGACGAGCGTCGGCAACAGCTTCCAGACCAGCGGCTCCTTGGCGCCGAGCAACTGCGCATGGCGCATGGCGCGGCGCATGATGCGGCGAAGCACATAGCCGCGGCCTTCGTTCGACGGCAGCACGCCGTCGGCGATCAGGAAGGCGGAGGAGCGCAGGTGATCGGCGATGACGCGGTGGCTGGCGCGGCGTTCGCCCTCGGCCTTGACTCCGGTCGCCTCTTCCGAAGCCTCGATCAATGCGCGGAACAGGTCGATGTCGTAATTGTCATGCTTGCCCTGCAACACGGCAGCAACGCGTTCGAGACCCATGCCCGTGTCGATCGACGGACGCGGCAGGTCGACCCGCTGCTCCTTAGTGATCTGCTCGAACTGCATGAAGACGAGATTCCAGATCTCGATGAACCGGTCGCCATCCTCTTCCGGCGAGCCGGGAGGGCCGCCCCAGATATGGTCGCCGTGATCATAGAAGATTTCGGAACATGGGCCGCAAGGACCGGTATCGCCCATTGCCCAGAAATTGTCGCTGGTGGCGATGCGGATGATCTTGTCGTCCGAAAGACCGGCGATCTTCTTCCAGAGATCATAGGCGACATCGTCGGTATGATAGACCGTCACCAGCAGGCGCTTGGCGTCGAGGCCGAATTCCTTGGTGATCAGGTTCCAGGCAAGCTCGATGGCGCGCTCCTTGAAATAGTCGCCGAACGAGAAATTGCCGAGCATCTCAAAGAAGGTATGGTGACGGGCGGTATAGCCGACATTGTCGAGGTCATTATGCTTGCCGCCGGCGCGCACGCATTTCTGTGCCGTCGATGCAGTCTTGTAGGGGCGCTGCTCCAGGCCGGTGAAGACGTTCTTGAACTGCACCATGCCGGCATTGGTGAACATCAGCGTCGGATCGTTGCGTGGAACAAGCGGGCTCGACGGCACGATCTCGTGGCCGTTCTTCTTAAAATAGTCGAGAAAGGTCGACCGGATTTCGTTCACACCGCTCATATTGGGCCCTTCAGTCCTTGCCTCGAGCGAGATGTCCCATCTCGCTCATGTTCCTTCACCTAGCATGGTCTTGTCCAAAAACCGCTTCGCACTTTTGGGGATCACGCGTTGGCAATATTTAACAAATCCAGTGGCTTTTATCGTCCGCTCCCGGCCCTGTCCAGCCGCACAAGCAAAACCGGCCGTACATCCCTTGGACAATACGGCCGGTTTTGAATTTTAGTCTTGGTTAGTCCTGAGCTTGGTCGCGGAAATTACGCGTCCGCGGCGTCGCTGTCATCAGCGTCTGGTCCGCCATTCTGCAGGAAGCGATCGGCAATAAGACCTGCATTCTGGCGCAGCGACAGCTCGATCTCGCGAGCAAGATCCGGATTGTCGCGCAGGAAGAGCTTTGCGTTTTCGCGGCCCTGCCCCAGACGCTGGCTGTTATAGGAGAACCAGGCGCCGGACTTCTCGACGATGCCAGCCTTGACACCGAGGTCGATCAGCTCACCAGTCTTGGAAACGCCCTCGCCATACATGATGTCGAATTCCACCTGCTTGAAGGGCGGTGCCATCTTGTTCTTGACGACCTTGACGCGGGTCTGGTTGCCGACCACCTCTTCGCGCTCCTTGACGGAACCGATACGGCGAATATCGAGACGGACGGAGGCATAGAACTTCAGCGCATTGCCGCCGGTCGTCGTTTCCGGCGAGCCGAACATGACGCCGATCTTCATGCGGATCTGGTTGATGAAGATGACCATGCAGTTGGACTTCGAGATCGAAGCGGTAAGCTTGCGCAGCGCCTGGCTCATCAGGCGGGCCTGCATGCCCGGCAGGCTGTCGCCCATCTCGCCTTCGATTTCGGCACGCGGCGTCAGCGCGGCAACGGAGTCGACGACGAGAACGTCGATGGCGCCGGAACGCACCAGTGTATCGGTAATTTCAAGCGCCTGTTCGCCGGTGTCCGGCTGCGAAATCAGGAGGTTCTGCAGGTCGACGCCGAGCTTGCGGGCATAGACCGGATCGAGCGCGTGTTCGGCGTCGACGAAGGCGCAGATGCCGCCCTTTTTCTGGGATTCGGCGATGGTCTGCAGCGCCAGCGTCGTCTTGCCGGAGCTTTCCGGCCCGTAGATCTCGATGATGCGCCCCTTCGGCAAGCCGCCAATGCCGAGAGCGATATCGAGGCTCAGGGAGCCGGTGGAAACTGTTTCGATTTCGACCACGTTCTCGTTCGAGCCGAGCTTCATGATCGAGCCCTTGCCGAACGACCGCTCAATTTGAGAGAGTGCCGCTTCAAGTGCCTTGCTTTTATCCACCGATTTGTCCTCTACAAGCCGCAAAGAATTCTGAGACATCCGATCCACCTTTAGGTTATTGAAGCCGCTCAAGCAATGTCGCCGCTGATGAGAATTGTGTACTCTATTTGTTCTCATGTCGCAAGAGCACAACAAGCAATTGAAAGAAAAAGGTAAAATGAATTTCGTTCTACATTTGTTTTCTTCTTTCATAGCAAGCACTTACGTGTCCTTGCCGGGCATTTTGCGTGAGATATCAGCCGGCTCGATTCGCCTTTGGAAGCGCTGAGGAGATCGATATGGCGAAGAAGATTCTCGTTTTGGGTGGTGCCCATATCGACCGGCGCGGCCGCATC comes from the Rhizobium sp. NXC24 genome and includes:
- the recA gene encoding recombinase RecA, with translation MSQNSLRLVEDKSVDKSKALEAALSQIERSFGKGSIMKLGSNENVVEIETVSTGSLSLDIALGIGGLPKGRIIEIYGPESSGKTTLALQTIAESQKKGGICAFVDAEHALDPVYARKLGVDLQNLLISQPDTGEQALEITDTLVRSGAIDVLVVDSVAALTPRAEIEGEMGDSLPGMQARLMSQALRKLTASISKSNCMVIFINQIRMKIGVMFGSPETTTGGNALKFYASVRLDIRRIGSVKEREEVVGNQTRVKVVKNKMAPPFKQVEFDIMYGEGVSKTGELIDLGVKAGIVEKSGAWFSYNSQRLGQGRENAKLFLRDNPDLAREIELSLRQNAGLIADRFLQNGGPDADDSDAADA